From the Winogradskyella forsetii genome, the window ATCAAACGCGGTACAGTAACCCGTTATAAAAGTGTCTATGGAAATGAAGTGGTCGTCAATGAAGTCATAACCAAACCTAATGGCGAAGTCCATGTGGAACTAATGAAAAAAGACGGCAGCAAGTTTTTTGGCTTTTTGAGTAAAGTAAAAGCCAATTATACTAAAGCCATTGAAGCTGAAGAAATGATTACAGCACCTTAAATCTTATATAAATACCTCACAGATAAAGTGCTTTGGTAATTCAGGGCACTTTTTTTATTCCTGAAAAGTTGAAGAGTTAGTTTCTTTTGCTCATCAAAGTGGTTGCTTGCTATAGTAGTGTGTTTTTATCTCAAAGGCCCAGAGACATAAAGTTTAGAACTTAAAAAAACACATGCAGCTTTACGCCTTTGCGAGAAATCGTTTTTCAACAAGGATTGTCACTCCTTAAAAGTCAATTTACTAATCCTACCCTTTCCTGCTGCATAAGCCACAGAATCATTTAAAAACCGAATGGTATAATAACCTTCATCGCTTAGATGCTTCCATGAATCTCCTGCATCATTACTATAATCAATACCTTTAAATCCAATAGCAACTAGCTCTTTTCCCTCACTATTTGGAACATACTGGACACAGCTTCGATAACCTGGTCCATTTCCATTAGCCACAACTTGCCACGTTTTTCCACCGTCATTGGTTCTTATTTTGTTGTTTAATGTATCGTTCGGTTTGGTATAATCGCCGCCAATGGCGAATCCGTTTTTTTCATCGTAAAAATCCATGGAATAAATACCCGTCGTTTCTTTGCCTTGAATAATTGGTGTGTCGTAAACCTCCCAGGTTTTACCTTTATCGGGTGAGTATAGTATTCTGCTTGACTTTCCTCCTGTGGCTACCCAAGTATGGTCTCCAATTATGGCAATATTAGTGTCACTTGCTGCAAAGGCAGCTTCGCCTGCTTTCGCTTTTGGTAAATTATCACAAGATAATTTTGTCCAAGTGTCTCCACCATCTCTGGTTATGATAACACTCATACAATCGTCAGTTGGATCGCCAATTGCTATGCCTTCTTGGTCGTTCCAGAAGTCCATAGAATCGTAGAAGGCTTTTGGGTGGTTTTCTTTGTAAACCAATGTTGTTTCATCTCTACCTATTTTATATAAGAATGCAGGATTTTCAATACTTAATCCAAAAGCTGCATCATTTGTTTGGCCAAATGACCGAAAATTTATCTCATCTTCAATAATTTGTATTGGATACACAACTTCTGTCTCAAATAAAGTTTCCTCTGAATCTATTCTACTAATACTGCCACCATATCCTTTTGAACATAAAAAAAAAGCTCCATCAATTTGTGGAATAATTTCCAAAGCTCTCACATTCAACAAAGAATCTTGCAGCAACGTTTCAATTTCCATTTCTGAAAAACTTCTAGGTATTATTGATGCTTCATGTTTACAAGAAAATAATCCTACTAACAAAAGACCAAATATTAAAACGCGCATATTCCTAATTTTTCCTAAAAATAACAAAGCTTTATAATTTGAAAGTTAATTAGCCCAACAATTAAACAAATGTGTACCTTTGCACGTCCTTTTTTGCAGAACTATTCAACAGCAAGTAAAGACTGAAAAATTCAATACCGATTATGAGATTACACAGAAACTTATGCTTCGCAGTAATAGATGGTTTACACCTAATTTTTAATGAAGGGGAATATGCCGATAAAGTGATTCAACAATTACTAAAACGCGATAAACGTTGGGGAAGTCGCGATAGAGGTTTCGTGGCAGAAACGGTTTACACTATTGTGCG encodes:
- a CDS encoding WD40/YVTN/BNR-like repeat-containing protein → MRVLIFGLLLVGLFSCKHEASIIPRSFSEMEIETLLQDSLLNVRALEIIPQIDGAFFLCSKGYGGSISRIDSEETLFETEVVYPIQIIEDEINFRSFGQTNDAAFGLSIENPAFLYKIGRDETTLVYKENHPKAFYDSMDFWNDQEGIAIGDPTDDCMSVIITRDGGDTWTKLSCDNLPKAKAGEAAFAASDTNIAIIGDHTWVATGGKSSRILYSPDKGKTWEVYDTPIIQGKETTGIYSMDFYDEKNGFAIGGDYTKPNDTLNNKIRTNDGGKTWQVVANGNGPGYRSCVQYVPNSEGKELVAIGFKGIDYSNDAGDSWKHLSDEGYYTIRFLNDSVAYAAGKGRISKLTFKE